Genomic window (Candidatus Eisenbacteria bacterium):
GCCCGAGGCATAGGAGTCGTCCCCCCGCGCATCGAGGAGCGCCCCGACTCCGGTCACCCCCGCGCCCAGGGATCGATCGCCTCCGCTGTAGGCGTCGTCGCCACCAAGGTCGAGCGCCGCTGCGACGGGCAGGCCAGGATGCGAGGCGCCGACGCTTCCTGCATAGACGTCATCGCCGCCCAGATCGACGATGAGGAACGTCCCCTCCCCCGCATCGATCCGATCCGAGCCGGTTCCGGTCACGAGGATCCTGCCGACGGGCGTCTGGAGATCGATCCGCACCGCTGCCAGGGCGCCGCCGGCAAGCGACACGGGACCCTTCGCGCCGGAGGCGGAATCCGCGAGCGCGAGCCTGGCCAGATCGAGCGCCTCGACAGCCTTCAGCCCCGCATACCAGAGGCTCGCCTCGTCCCAGAGACGCGCTGCATCGTCCATCGCGGGCTCGTACTCCAGGGCATCGGTCTCCTCGGCGCCGAGGTCGATGCGGGATGCGATCCTGGCCCGCATCTCGAGGGGCGTGTTCCGGAACGCGAGAGATGCCCAGTGGCGGGCGTCGAGCAGATCAAGGAGGAGCTTGCCGAGGATGCCGCTGATCTCCTGGGGCAGCGGCGCGCACGCGCGCTCCAGGTCCCGCGGGATCAGCGGGTAGGGAGACTCCTGGCCGAACGTGACGAACCGGATGGCGCGGCCTTCCGCACGCCAGGCATCGAGGAGGGCGACGTGCAGCGGAGTCGGCGGCGCATCGAGGTTTGGCGAGTAGGGCCGTGTGGCCCCGTAGCGTTTGTTGACGCCGAGATCGTGGACGGCGCGGTAGAGGGCGCCCGCCCCCTGGTCGTTCTTCTTCCCCGCCAGGTTCTCGGCGGAGAGGGTCCGCGTCAGGGTCGCCCCCATCACGCGAGTGAACGGAACGATCGCGAGGGGCTCCGCGCAGAGGTCGTCGAAGTGGCGCAGCTTGTGCGGGATGTCCTGCGGGTAGCGCTCCCACCACCCGCGCGCCCGCCACCCGAGATCGGCCCGCGTCAGGCCTGCGGCAGCCAAGGCCTCATCGAGGGCGTCGGGCTGCGGATCGGCGGCGACGGCGCATTGGCTCGAGACCGCCAGCAAGGCCATGACGCATCCCGCGCCCACGAGCCCGCGCGCGAGAGCGAGTCCCCGCGCGAGCAGGCGCGACCGCGCGCCGGGAGTCGATTGCATAGACATGACCTCAGTCCTCCTTGACCAGCGCCCGGTAGCCGGCGACAAGATGCTCCGGCACCTCCGATCTCTCGGCGACGAAGTTGAGGCCCGCGGCGTGGCGAAGCGCCAGAAGCTGGCGGTACTGCCTCCGCTCGGAACGCCTCGTCTCCACGGGAAGGCGCCGCAGCAACGTAAGGACCTCTCGACCCCATCGATTGAGGAGCAAGAGGCACTGCGTCATGCCCCTGGACGCCGTTCGACTGAGCGGCTGCGCGAGCGGAATCCGTTTGGGGAACATGATCCTCTCGATCTGCACGGGGACGGCGTTCTCGGCGGGGAAGACGTTTGTGGGGCGAAAGCCGTGCCTCATCAGGATGTACTCGAGCCCGAGATGGGTCATGTGGAAGTACGACATACCGTGGAGGGGTTCGAGAAACGCCACGTAACCAAACAGCCTTCCTCCCGGTCTGAGGACCCGGCGCGCCTCATCGAGCATCGCTCCCGGATCCGGAAGATGCTCGAGGACGGCGGCGGAGAGGATTCCATCGAATGCCCCGTCGGGGAAGGGAAGGGAGCTTCCGTCGGCGATGATCATGCAGCCGCCCGCGGAGAGGTCGCAACCGATCCAGGTCGCGCCCCTCCGTTCCAGCGCCAAGCGATAGGCGCCGCGGCCGCAACCCAGATCGAGGATTCTCTTGCCCCTCAGATCGCCGAGGAGATCGAAGATCGCCCGCCCCCCGCCGCGCGGCCGCTCGTAGCTGATCTCCGGCCGAAGCAGATCCGACATCCGGACCCGATCATCCAGCGATCCCATTCCCATTGGTTCATCTCCCGAAAAGGCTCTCCGCCCACCGCCCGGCGGCTGTCGCCGGGGAAACGGGCGCTACGAGGCGACCCCCACGCCCGGGACCCGGCGCGCCCTCTTGCCCGTAGAAGCCGGCGGTGAGTCCTGCTCGTAGAGCGATTCGCCGTTCCAGCAGTAGGTGCAGAGCTTATCGCGAGGCAGCCCGATCGCGGCCACCATGTCGTCCAGACTCTGGTACTTCAAGGTCGTGAGGCCGAGGCGGGAGCCGATCCGCTCCACCATCGCCCGGCACTTCGCGCTGGACGGCTCGGCATACTCCGCCGGGTCGCACGTCGTCCTCCCTTCGATCTCGTGGATCGCCTTGCGGCCGGCCAGATCCAGCTCCGAGCGGGAGCGGGAGAAGTTCAGGAACTTGCAGGAGTAGACGAGAGGCGGACAGGCGGGCCTCATGTGCACCTCTCGCGCGCCGGTTCGGTAGAGTCGCTGGATGACATCCTTGAGCTGCGTGCCCCGCACGATGGAGTCCTCGCAGAAGAGGAGCCTCTTGCCGGCGATCTGCTCCCGGATCGGGATGAGTTTCATCTGCGCCACCAGATCGCGCACGCGCTGCTCCTGAGGCATGAAGCTGCGCGACCAGGTCGGCGTGTACTTG
Coding sequences:
- a CDS encoding class I SAM-dependent methyltransferase, with protein sequence MGMGSLDDRVRMSDLLRPEISYERPRGGGRAIFDLLGDLRGKRILDLGCGRGAYRLALERRGATWIGCDLSAGGCMIIADGSSLPFPDGAFDGILSAAVLEHLPDPGAMLDEARRVLRPGGRLFGYVAFLEPLHGMSYFHMTHLGLEYILMRHGFRPTNVFPAENAVPVQIERIMFPKRIPLAQPLSRTASRGMTQCLLLLNRWGREVLTLLRRLPVETRRSERRQYRQLLALRHAAGLNFVAERSEVPEHLVAGYRALVKED